A single Desulfovibrio piger DNA region contains:
- a CDS encoding metal ABC transporter ATP-binding protein, whose amino-acid sequence MPSPADQAAAITIAHVDVRRGDLHILQDISAAIPQGSSTVLVGPNGAGKSTLLHCIIDEIAYTGEIRMQGRNGRPRLAYVPQNLQMDSALPLTVAEFLSLGHQRRPLWLGIKGSASRRARTALAPVHAEHLIRRRMSDLSGGELRRVLLAAALAREPEILLLDEPAAGVDFQGERLFWEVLDAARRQQGFTQLMVTHNLPLAAHYADHVIGLNKKIIAQGPPQQTLLAPTLMKLFGVPIHLYPNQCEHPEAACDKCGALCHALRMAPSGRKDRGQRHA is encoded by the coding sequence ATGCCCTCTCCCGCTGATCAGGCTGCCGCCATCACCATCGCCCATGTGGACGTCCGCCGCGGGGATCTCCATATCCTGCAGGACATTTCCGCTGCCATCCCCCAGGGAAGCAGCACGGTTCTGGTCGGCCCCAATGGTGCCGGGAAAAGCACCCTGCTGCACTGCATCATCGACGAGATCGCCTATACCGGCGAGATCCGCATGCAGGGACGCAACGGCCGGCCGCGCCTGGCCTATGTGCCGCAAAACCTGCAGATGGACAGCGCCCTGCCCCTGACCGTGGCCGAATTCCTCTCTCTGGGGCATCAGCGCCGTCCCCTCTGGCTCGGCATCAAGGGCAGCGCCTCCCGGCGTGCCCGTACGGCGCTGGCGCCCGTCCATGCGGAACACCTTATCCGGCGCCGCATGAGCGATCTTTCCGGCGGGGAGCTGCGCCGCGTCCTGCTGGCGGCTGCGCTGGCCCGCGAACCCGAGATCCTGCTGCTGGACGAGCCTGCTGCGGGGGTCGATTTCCAGGGAGAGCGCCTTTTCTGGGAAGTCCTTGACGCTGCCCGGCGGCAGCAGGGCTTCACCCAGCTCATGGTGACCCATAACCTGCCCCTGGCGGCCCATTACGCCGATCACGTCATCGGGCTGAACAAAAAAATCATCGCCCAGGGACCGCCCCAGCAGACATTGCTGGCCCCTACCCTGATGAAGCTGTTCGGCGTGCCCATCCATCTTTATCCCAACCAGTGCGAACACCCTGAAGCCGCCTGCGACAAGTGCGGCGCCCTGTGCCACGCCCTGCGCATGGCCCCTTCGGGCAGGAAAGACAGGGGGCAGCGCCATGCCTGA
- a CDS encoding metal ABC transporter substrate-binding protein, with the protein MHALAPRHSSRTAASLLILALLSLLGLPAQAASRPVHVLATTYPVWQLARPLVAGLENVRLDLLIPAATGCPHDYAPTPADLTKVATADVILMNGLGLEAAFAPALAQADARKADCSQGIALLAGRSGHEEEGHDHPHDANPHIFTSPAAAAQMAGSMAEVLIRACPKQTATIRTNAAALQKNLLDLEKRLAALGAAHPGACVLLQHDSLAYMMRSAGLHVMDVLQENEEQAPSAARLLECIDHIRKERPVLLIGEPQFSPRPLETLAAETGIPVIRLDSVASGPENAPADYFEQQMRNNCQILEDALSR; encoded by the coding sequence ATGCACGCACTCGCACCCCGGCACAGCTCTCGAACGGCTGCAAGCCTCCTGATCCTGGCCCTCCTCTCGCTGCTGGGCCTGCCCGCGCAGGCGGCCTCCCGGCCCGTCCACGTTCTGGCCACGACATATCCTGTCTGGCAACTGGCCCGTCCCCTGGTGGCCGGACTGGAAAATGTCCGGCTCGACCTGCTCATCCCCGCCGCCACCGGCTGCCCGCATGACTATGCGCCGACCCCGGCCGATCTGACCAAGGTCGCCACTGCGGACGTGATCCTGATGAACGGTCTGGGGCTGGAAGCGGCCTTCGCGCCGGCGCTGGCCCAGGCGGACGCCCGCAAGGCCGACTGCAGTCAGGGAATCGCCCTGCTTGCCGGCCGCTCCGGCCATGAGGAGGAAGGGCACGACCATCCGCATGATGCCAACCCGCATATCTTCACTTCTCCTGCCGCCGCCGCCCAGATGGCCGGAAGCATGGCCGAAGTCCTGATCCGCGCCTGCCCGAAACAGACGGCGACCATTCGGACCAATGCGGCTGCCCTGCAAAAGAATCTGCTGGATCTGGAAAAACGGCTTGCTGCCCTGGGTGCCGCCCACCCCGGCGCCTGCGTACTGCTGCAGCACGATTCCCTGGCCTACATGATGCGTTCCGCCGGCCTGCACGTCATGGATGTCCTGCAGGAAAACGAAGAACAGGCCCCCTCCGCCGCCAGGCTGCTGGAGTGCATTGACCATATCAGGAAAGAGCGGCCCGTCCTGCTCATAGGCGAGCCCCAGTTCTCGCCCCGCCCCCTGGAAACGCTGGCCGCCGAGACGGGCATCCCCGTCATCCGGCTGGATTCCGTGGCATCAGGACCGGAGAATGCTCCTGCGGACTACTTTGAACAGCAAATGCGCAACAACTGCCAGATCCTTGAAGATGCCCTCTCCCGCTGA
- the mobA gene encoding molybdenum cofactor guanylyltransferase: MVRIAGVVLAGGRSRRMGRDKSLLRLGGERAPTLLERSLAVLRPLCAPVWVSCRTGQTFAGQCCVQDILPVSGPICGVHAALVRARAGGIPAVLVLSCDMPFMHTAMLRRLVTAAAASPPEALMTAFMAPNGWTESLAAIYRVEAVPFLEAAAAQGRLKMREAVPPERQRFEPYGAEDARVFFNLNTPQDLQRAAAHPAGSMAQAGREICRNP, translated from the coding sequence GTGGTACGGATCGCCGGTGTCGTTTTGGCGGGGGGGCGTTCCCGGCGCATGGGCCGGGACAAGAGCCTGTTGCGTCTGGGCGGGGAGAGGGCCCCGACCCTGCTGGAACGGAGCCTGGCCGTACTGCGGCCGCTGTGCGCGCCGGTCTGGGTATCGTGCCGGACAGGGCAGACGTTTGCCGGCCAGTGTTGCGTGCAGGACATATTGCCGGTTTCCGGCCCCATCTGCGGTGTCCATGCGGCGCTGGTCCGTGCCCGTGCGGGGGGGATTCCGGCGGTGCTGGTGCTTTCGTGCGACATGCCGTTCATGCATACGGCGATGCTGCGGCGGCTGGTGACGGCAGCGGCCGCCTCTCCCCCAGAGGCCCTGATGACGGCCTTCATGGCGCCCAACGGCTGGACGGAATCCCTGGCCGCCATCTACCGGGTGGAGGCCGTGCCGTTCCTGGAAGCCGCCGCAGCTCAGGGGCGCCTCAAGATGCGGGAGGCCGTGCCCCCGGAGCGGCAGCGCTTCGAGCCGTACGGTGCGGAAGATGCCCGTGTTTTTTTCAATCTCAACACTCCGCAGGATCTGCAGCGGGCGGCGGCCCACCCGGCGGGCAGCATGGCGCAAGCCGGGCGGGAAATTTGCCGAAATCCCTGA
- a CDS encoding PEP/pyruvate-binding domain-containing protein, whose product MFLSKFFKRFASDKQGTSASDGSPEHTFAVRHHRFKLFLTAWNKFQENMTSLEYTLCCDHPFGLHRVRALCTSVATQVYQCIQHLERLNPSPCKALYERFDHLQTAVASEVYPHVPLLEGPYVIPLAEAGRAAEAHLADKSTARLGELRRQNPDVVPDGFVVTAAGCMSLFAGTGMLEEINRRIQAAGGCLPETLQELSESLRELTESTPLPERLVEEFCAALAALRKRCPGEMRLLFKGRLWPCMDDGEDTQGTDPGLLVWGPTVSLHASDMDILACLHTTLARKQQAQALVYRRARGLMETNARICITCLAVEEGSFGGMAHTANPIDLKGGNVHIYFCSGLPQDMEYSLVPVNVMHVSRTPPYRVSARCMHDAEDGSSFSDQAAADVTALAMELEGLSGRPQSMVWLRTPSGRTQVVMARPMVIKARTREEREEEAESRADDSLPAPLLTGGVTTSRGRACGPVVIARSWSDVLDFPDGGILVVQRDLYLWASLVDRAGAIIAEDGLLGSRLFSLAREFGIPAMFGLAGATEKLTPGEKVTVCTEMGCVFTGQLDELLAQARPPRDYLPGSPVYRVLQHAAEHILPLTIDVDSVDFKAANCQTYHDIARYCHEKAVSAMFTLGSDKQYAAQRIKQLRDKVLKQFWVVNLNDGFGKVQPGPVIDVEDITSIPMQAIWRGMNAYPWQGPPPVDGKGFLSVLFEATANPNLDPAAQTAYFTEKNYFMVSRDYCSLHSRFGFHFVSVESRLGDRTPENYVAFQLRGGAANIERRILRVRFVADLLWEFGLTPVVRNDAVTARLEGMDMEEGQCLLAVAGYLTIHTRQLDMIMQDSAKVAATRKTMLNHCRILLTGGDLSQISAKEE is encoded by the coding sequence ATGTTTTTAAGCAAGTTTTTCAAACGCTTTGCCAGTGACAAACAGGGCACTTCCGCGAGCGACGGCAGTCCTGAGCATACCTTTGCTGTCCGCCACCATCGCTTCAAGCTGTTCCTGACGGCCTGGAACAAGTTCCAGGAGAATATGACCTCACTGGAATATACCCTGTGCTGCGACCACCCTTTCGGCCTGCACCGGGTGCGGGCCCTGTGCACCAGCGTGGCCACGCAGGTGTACCAGTGCATCCAGCACCTTGAACGGCTCAACCCTTCCCCGTGCAAGGCGCTGTATGAGCGTTTCGACCATCTGCAGACCGCGGTGGCCAGTGAGGTCTACCCGCATGTGCCGTTGCTGGAGGGGCCGTATGTCATCCCGCTGGCAGAAGCGGGCCGGGCAGCGGAGGCCCATCTGGCCGACAAGTCCACTGCCCGCCTGGGCGAGCTGCGCCGGCAGAACCCCGATGTGGTCCCGGACGGTTTCGTCGTGACGGCCGCGGGCTGCATGAGCCTGTTTGCCGGTACGGGCATGCTGGAAGAGATAAACCGGCGCATACAGGCTGCGGGGGGCTGTCTTCCCGAGACATTGCAGGAGCTTTCGGAAAGCCTGCGCGAGCTGACGGAAAGCACGCCCTTGCCGGAGCGGCTGGTGGAAGAATTTTGTGCCGCACTGGCGGCGCTGCGCAAACGGTGTCCGGGAGAGATGCGCCTGCTGTTCAAGGGACGTTTGTGGCCCTGCATGGATGACGGGGAAGACACGCAGGGCACGGATCCCGGACTGCTGGTCTGGGGGCCCACCGTATCCCTGCACGCCTCCGACATGGACATCCTGGCGTGCCTGCACACGACGCTGGCCCGCAAGCAGCAGGCCCAGGCCCTGGTCTACCGGCGTGCCCGCGGTCTGATGGAAACCAATGCCCGCATCTGCATCACCTGTCTTGCCGTGGAGGAGGGCAGCTTCGGGGGCATGGCGCATACGGCCAATCCCATCGACCTGAAGGGCGGCAACGTCCATATCTATTTTTGCAGCGGCCTGCCGCAGGACATGGAATATTCCCTGGTGCCCGTCAACGTGATGCACGTTTCCCGGACGCCGCCCTACAGGGTCAGTGCCCGATGTATGCATGATGCCGAGGACGGCAGCTCCTTTTCCGACCAGGCCGCTGCGGATGTGACCGCCCTGGCCATGGAGCTGGAAGGCCTTTCCGGCCGCCCCCAGTCCATGGTCTGGCTGCGTACCCCCTCAGGACGGACGCAGGTGGTCATGGCCCGCCCCATGGTCATCAAGGCCCGGACCCGGGAAGAACGCGAGGAAGAGGCCGAGTCCCGCGCGGACGACAGCCTGCCTGCGCCCCTGCTGACCGGCGGCGTCACCACCAGCCGCGGCCGGGCCTGCGGCCCGGTGGTCATCGCCCGTTCGTGGTCCGATGTGCTCGATTTCCCTGACGGCGGCATCCTTGTGGTGCAGCGCGACCTGTACCTGTGGGCTTCGCTGGTGGACAGGGCCGGAGCCATCATCGCCGAGGACGGCCTGCTGGGGTCCCGCCTCTTTTCCCTGGCACGCGAATTCGGCATCCCGGCCATGTTCGGCCTGGCCGGTGCCACGGAAAAGCTGACACCGGGAGAAAAAGTGACGGTCTGCACGGAGATGGGCTGTGTTTTCACCGGCCAGCTGGACGAGCTCCTGGCCCAGGCCCGTCCGCCCCGTGACTACCTGCCCGGCAGCCCCGTCTACCGGGTGCTGCAGCATGCGGCGGAGCATATCCTGCCGCTGACCATCGACGTGGACAGCGTGGACTTCAAGGCAGCCAACTGCCAGACGTATCACGATATCGCCCGTTACTGTCACGAAAAGGCCGTCAGCGCCATGTTCACCCTGGGGTCCGACAAGCAGTATGCGGCCCAGCGCATCAAACAGCTGCGGGACAAGGTCCTCAAGCAGTTCTGGGTCGTGAACCTCAATGACGGTTTCGGCAAGGTCCAGCCAGGGCCGGTCATTGATGTGGAGGACATCACCTCCATCCCCATGCAGGCTATCTGGCGCGGCATGAACGCCTATCCCTGGCAGGGGCCCCCGCCGGTGGACGGCAAGGGCTTCCTTTCCGTGCTGTTCGAGGCTACGGCCAATCCCAATCTGGATCCGGCGGCACAGACAGCCTATTTCACGGAAAAGAACTATTTCATGGTGTCGCGCGATTATTGCAGCCTGCATTCGCGCTTCGGCTTCCATTTCGTGTCCGTGGAATCCCGGCTGGGGGACCGTACGCCGGAAAATTATGTGGCCTTCCAGCTGCGCGGCGGGGCCGCCAACATCGAGCGCCGTATCCTGCGGGTGCGCTTTGTGGCCGATCTGCTGTGGGAATTCGGTCTGACGCCGGTGGTCCGCAACGATGCCGTGACCGCCCGCCTTGAGGGCATGGATATGGAAGAAGGCCAGTGTCTGCTGGCTGTGGCGGGATATCTGACCATCCACACCCGCCAGCTGGACATGATCATGCAGGACAGCGCCAAGGTGGCAGCGACCCGCAAGACCATGCTGAATCATTGCCGTATCCTGCTGACTGGCGGAGACCTTTCCCAGATTTCAGCCAAGGAGGAGTAG
- a CDS encoding sensor histidine kinase: MPSTREYRRIFRRLFVTHLGLALLPLVALGIFSIDRINSIYDEKISAGIEAVCSSKHRALDTFLHERVSQIKTLAFTHGLAELRDPDRLSRIFTVMQQSGRSFVDLGIIGMDGRHISYVGPFDLRDANYVSAPWFTEVLRKGVFVSDVFMGFRNVPHFIIAVLRHEGGESFIMRATIDMEAINSLLQRVYSGERSDAFLINEQGVLQTDSRDYGRIMEQFNVTLPNVLRQGIALVPLPSQPGDSGSKEPLAAMMHLDSMPWLLVVVDDVRESLAPLHRLRIYILLFVGLGAVLVTVGAFLGTRYIVSCLAAADRKQAHIDARMLQSSKMAALGKMAAGVAHEVNNPLMLIQENAGWIRDLLQDENPGNMVNYDEIMESTDKIEKHVQRAKGITQRMLGFGRRMNPGRSEIMVNVLVDQATEFLKTEARGRNITITKDFSADVPVILSDSAQLEQVFINIIDNAIDAIGKNGSITVRTEPWENGARIYFKDTGPGMDEETMQRIFDPFFTTKAVGEGTGLGLAICFTILEKLGGRIEVSSVVGQGTTFCISLPAEPPSQPLETSEDA; encoded by the coding sequence ATGCCTTCCACACGGGAATACAGACGCATCTTCCGCCGTCTGTTCGTCACGCATCTGGGGCTTGCCCTTTTGCCGCTGGTGGCATTGGGGATCTTCAGCATAGACCGCATCAATTCCATCTATGATGAAAAGATCTCTGCCGGTATCGAAGCCGTGTGCAGCAGTAAGCACCGGGCCCTGGATACCTTTCTGCATGAGCGTGTTTCCCAGATAAAAACACTGGCCTTCACGCATGGCCTTGCCGAATTGCGGGATCCCGACCGTCTGAGCCGCATCTTCACGGTCATGCAGCAGAGCGGACGCTCCTTTGTGGATCTTGGCATCATCGGCATGGACGGCCGTCACATCTCCTATGTGGGGCCGTTCGACCTGCGCGATGCCAATTACGTCAGTGCGCCCTGGTTCACGGAGGTATTGCGCAAGGGCGTGTTCGTCAGCGACGTGTTCATGGGCTTCCGCAATGTGCCGCACTTCATCATCGCCGTCCTGCGTCATGAAGGGGGCGAGAGCTTCATCATGCGCGCCACCATCGACATGGAGGCCATCAACAGCCTGCTGCAGCGCGTCTATTCCGGCGAGCGCAGCGATGCGTTCCTGATAAATGAACAGGGCGTGCTGCAGACGGATTCCCGTGACTACGGCCGCATCATGGAGCAGTTCAATGTCACGCTGCCCAATGTGCTGCGTCAGGGTATCGCCCTGGTGCCCCTGCCGTCCCAGCCGGGGGACAGCGGCAGCAAGGAGCCCCTGGCGGCCATGATGCACCTGGATTCCATGCCGTGGCTGCTGGTGGTGGTGGACGATGTGCGTGAAAGCCTCGCCCCGTTGCACCGTCTGCGCATCTACATCCTGCTTTTCGTGGGCCTGGGCGCCGTACTGGTCACGGTGGGGGCCTTTCTGGGAACGCGGTACATCGTTTCCTGTCTGGCCGCTGCCGACCGCAAGCAGGCCCATATCGACGCCCGCATGCTGCAGTCCAGCAAAATGGCGGCCCTCGGCAAAATGGCCGCGGGCGTGGCCCATGAGGTCAACAACCCCCTCATGCTGATCCAGGAAAACGCCGGCTGGATCCGGGACCTGCTGCAGGATGAGAACCCCGGGAACATGGTCAATTATGACGAGATCATGGAGAGCACGGACAAGATCGAAAAGCATGTGCAGCGGGCCAAGGGGATCACGCAGCGCATGCTGGGCTTTGGCCGGCGCATGAACCCCGGCCGTTCGGAGATCATGGTCAACGTGCTGGTGGATCAGGCGACGGAATTCCTCAAGACCGAGGCCCGCGGCCGCAACATCACCATCACGAAGGATTTTTCTGCCGATGTACCTGTCATCCTTTCCGATTCGGCCCAGCTGGAGCAGGTGTTCATCAACATCATCGACAATGCCATCGATGCCATCGGCAAGAATGGCTCCATCACCGTGCGTACCGAACCCTGGGAAAATGGCGCACGCATCTACTTCAAGGATACGGGGCCGGGCATGGACGAAGAGACCATGCAGCGCATCTTCGATCCTTTCTTCACCACAAAGGCAGTGGGCGAGGGTACAGGGCTTGGCCTGGCCATCTGCTTTACGATTCTGGAAAAACTTGGTGGCCGTATCGAGGTCAGCAGCGTTGTGGGGCAGGGGACGACGTTCTGCATCAGCCTGCCCGCGGAACCGCCGAGCCAACCCCTTGAAACCAGTGAAGACGCTTAG
- a CDS encoding response regulator yields MHALFVDDEVEFLQLMEKRLSRRGMTIVTAPDGQSALDIVTEAMKQPETMFQVVVMDVRMPGMDGLETLRHMKKLAPQLPVLLLTGHASLGVAVQGMDLGAYDYMLKPVAINELIIKMEEAVRAAA; encoded by the coding sequence ATGCACGCACTCTTTGTTGATGATGAAGTGGAATTCCTGCAGCTGATGGAAAAACGTCTTTCCCGTCGCGGCATGACCATCGTGACGGCTCCTGACGGGCAGAGCGCACTGGATATCGTCACGGAGGCCATGAAGCAGCCCGAGACCATGTTTCAGGTGGTGGTCATGGATGTGCGCATGCCCGGTATGGACGGACTGGAAACGCTGCGGCATATGAAAAAGCTCGCCCCCCAGCTGCCGGTCCTGCTGCTGACAGGCCATGCCTCCCTCGGCGTGGCCGTGCAGGGTATGGATCTGGGCGCTTACGACTACATGCTGAAGCCCGTGGCCATCAACGAGCTGATCATCAAGATGGAGGAGGCGGTTCGCGCCGCTGCGTGA
- a CDS encoding PEP/pyruvate-binding domain-containing protein, with protein MSIFTRLRHLLGGQKELSPEDLAHEEELKKQLRERCARFRRLLSSNKNALEIMSEVEEALAGSHPFGMSYVRGAGTRAATAVYQMVRELNALSDNQYEDLQAAFNDISGRITGVLERKSLVTDGPLLLPLPDIRLGDMPQVGGKMANLGEVSANVGLAVPDGFAVTVNAYHAFMEYNGLRDEISRRIQSADMESMDDLFSLSAALQQCILNAPLPPQLEQAIEAAVAGMVERCGSELRLALRSSAVGEDALGVTFAGQYRSELNVLPEEACEVWKEIVASKYAVTAMSYRFQRGIPDEAAPMSVGVLSMVQALAGGVAYSRDPVASRQGRGQVTLNAVPGLPQAVVDGAVTPDVFAFSRQNPPELLEKHIAHKAFRLDCAPEALQGVVRSDLEGEAAVRPSLTDAQARELAQVALALEEFYNEPQDVEWALEPYEGNTRIVVLQSRPLFESVSDQAAEPPAAVAGDDLPGDLPVLAQGGMAVSSGVAVGPVFVARKDADMLSFPRGGILVIERAQPRWATLLSRAAGLISETGGMAGHLASVAREYKLPALFSLKNAGRLLENAGEVTLLADRGTVLAGSHPELIPAGTTPPNLMAGSPVYQRLKELAALMTPLHLLDPDSPDFSPANCTSLHDITRFCHEKAVGLMFDSEAALSRNMGKQLKVGVKLQYWVIDMDDGFKRSISGPLVELGDIACKPMLALWNGMVAVPWAGPPATSASGFMSVVFESTMNRELESTAPTAMADKNFFIIASRYMILQARYGYHFCTVECLAGENEHENFVSFQFKGGAADVSRRILRARMLADLLETHGFRVDIKNDSMFAVAEAYNAEETLRRTRLIGYLLIHSRQVDMIMKDTVRAAALKEKLAGDMAALMAKPLQFS; from the coding sequence ATGTCCATATTCACACGACTGCGACACTTGCTGGGCGGGCAGAAAGAGCTGAGCCCCGAGGATCTGGCACACGAGGAAGAGCTGAAAAAGCAGCTCCGCGAGCGTTGCGCCCGTTTCCGTCGCCTGCTGTCCTCCAACAAGAACGCGCTCGAAATCATGAGCGAAGTGGAAGAAGCCCTGGCCGGTTCGCATCCCTTCGGCATGAGTTATGTTCGCGGTGCCGGTACGCGGGCGGCGACGGCCGTATACCAGATGGTGCGCGAGCTGAATGCGCTTTCCGACAACCAGTACGAAGATCTGCAGGCCGCCTTCAATGACATCAGCGGCCGCATCACCGGCGTGCTGGAACGGAAGAGCCTGGTCACGGACGGCCCCCTGCTGCTGCCCCTGCCGGACATCCGCCTGGGGGACATGCCGCAGGTCGGCGGCAAGATGGCCAATCTTGGCGAAGTGTCCGCCAATGTGGGGCTGGCCGTGCCGGACGGCTTTGCCGTGACGGTCAATGCCTATCATGCCTTCATGGAATACAATGGCTTGCGCGACGAGATATCCCGCCGCATCCAGAGCGCGGACATGGAGAGCATGGATGACCTGTTCAGTCTGTCGGCCGCATTGCAGCAGTGCATCCTTAACGCGCCCTTGCCGCCGCAGCTGGAACAGGCCATTGAAGCGGCCGTGGCGGGCATGGTGGAACGCTGCGGCAGCGAACTGCGCCTTGCCCTGCGCAGCAGCGCCGTGGGCGAGGATGCCCTGGGCGTGACCTTCGCCGGGCAGTACCGGTCTGAACTCAATGTCCTGCCTGAAGAAGCCTGCGAGGTCTGGAAGGAGATCGTGGCCAGCAAATATGCCGTCACGGCCATGAGCTACCGTTTCCAGCGCGGCATCCCGGATGAGGCGGCCCCCATGAGTGTGGGCGTGCTCAGCATGGTGCAGGCACTGGCCGGCGGCGTGGCCTACAGCCGTGATCCCGTGGCCAGCCGGCAGGGACGGGGCCAGGTGACGCTCAATGCCGTCCCCGGGCTGCCCCAGGCCGTGGTGGACGGGGCCGTCACACCCGACGTGTTCGCCTTCAGCCGTCAGAATCCGCCGGAATTGCTCGAAAAGCACATCGCGCACAAGGCCTTTCGCCTGGATTGTGCTCCTGAGGCGCTACAGGGCGTCGTCCGTTCCGATCTGGAAGGCGAGGCAGCTGTCCGTCCCAGTCTGACGGATGCCCAGGCCCGCGAGCTGGCGCAGGTGGCCCTGGCGCTGGAAGAATTCTACAACGAGCCGCAGGACGTGGAATGGGCGCTGGAGCCCTATGAAGGCAACACGCGCATCGTGGTCCTGCAAAGCCGTCCGCTGTTCGAAAGCGTGTCCGACCAGGCGGCGGAGCCCCCGGCGGCAGTGGCAGGGGACGATCTTCCGGGAGATCTGCCCGTCCTGGCCCAGGGGGGGATGGCCGTCAGTTCCGGGGTCGCCGTGGGGCCCGTTTTCGTGGCCCGCAAGGATGCGGACATGCTTTCTTTCCCGCGGGGCGGCATCCTGGTCATCGAGCGGGCCCAGCCCCGCTGGGCCACGCTGCTTTCCCGGGCTGCGGGCCTGATCAGCGAAACGGGCGGCATGGCCGGCCATCTGGCCTCTGTGGCGCGGGAATACAAGCTCCCGGCCTTGTTCAGCCTGAAGAATGCCGGCCGTTTGCTGGAAAACGCCGGTGAGGTCACGCTGCTGGCCGACCGGGGCACGGTGCTGGCCGGCAGCCATCCCGAACTGATCCCGGCGGGGACGACGCCTCCCAACCTCATGGCCGGGAGCCCTGTCTATCAGCGCCTCAAGGAACTGGCGGCCCTGATGACGCCCCTGCACCTGCTGGATCCTGATTCGCCGGATTTTTCACCGGCCAACTGCACCAGCCTGCACGACATCACGCGTTTCTGCCATGAAAAGGCCGTGGGCCTCATGTTCGACAGCGAGGCGGCCCTCAGCCGTAACATGGGCAAACAGCTCAAGGTGGGTGTCAAGCTGCAGTACTGGGTCATCGACATGGATGACGGCTTCAAGCGCAGCATCAGCGGGCCGCTGGTGGAGCTGGGGGATATTGCCTGCAAGCCCATGCTCGCCTTGTGGAACGGCATGGTGGCCGTGCCCTGGGCCGGGCCGCCGGCGACCAGCGCCTCGGGCTTCATGAGCGTCGTGTTCGAGAGCACCATGAACCGCGAGCTGGAAAGTACGGCGCCCACGGCCATGGCTGACAAGAACTTCTTCATCATCGCCTCGCGCTATATGATCCTGCAGGCCCGGTACGGCTATCATTTCTGCACGGTGGAATGCCTTGCGGGCGAGAATGAACACGAGAACTTCGTCAGCTTCCAGTTCAAGGGCGGGGCAGCGGATGTCAGCCGCCGCATCCTGCGCGCCAGGATGCTGGCCGATTTGCTGGAGACCCACGGTTTCCGCGTGGACATCAAGAACGACTCGATGTTTGCCGTGGCGGAGGCGTACAACGCCGAAGAGACCCTGCGCCGGACGCGCCTGATCGGCTACCTGCTCATCCATAGCCGCCAGGTGGACATGATCATGAAGGATACCGTGCGTGCGGCGGCCCTCAAGGAAAAGCTGGCCGGCGACATGGCAGCGCTGATGGCAAAGCCCTTGCAGTTCAGCTGA